Proteins from a single region of Abyssalbus ytuae:
- a CDS encoding FGGY-family carbohydrate kinase — protein MKKQKVTAVFDIGKTNKKFFLFDSDFKEVYKEYIQFDEIKDEDGFPTENLEALRKWLKSVFHHISEIENYEIDTLNFSAYGASFVHIDEHGNLLTPLYNYLKPVDEDLLTSFYKKYGPEIELSAKTGSPKSGMLNSGFQLYWLKHTQPEVFKKIKYSLHLPQYLSYVFTGIPISEYTSIGCHTILWDYTKNDYHDWVYKEEIYKILPPIASAKTTFIMNHNGKCIKTGIGIHDSSSALIPYIRSSKKPFILISTGTWSVALNPFSKTQLTQKDILNETFNYMRINGKAVKSSKLLLGNEYKYQITQLSKYYGIPPENHKYVKFNINIFNKISGNFKYCFKWKYFKDINMPQQTRISHTTYQEAYHQLMMELVKLQLNNIALIKGKDASVTKLFVDGGFSDNDVFIKLLSHYLEDMELWSANSSLGSALGAAIVLSDNKLNFEFLKKNYVLKKHTPFVVNQNI, from the coding sequence ATGAAAAAACAAAAAGTTACTGCCGTATTTGATATTGGAAAAACCAATAAAAAATTCTTTTTGTTTGATTCTGATTTTAAAGAAGTTTATAAAGAATATATTCAATTTGATGAAATAAAAGATGAAGATGGTTTTCCTACAGAAAATTTAGAAGCTTTACGAAAGTGGTTAAAAAGTGTGTTTCATCACATTTCAGAAATCGAAAATTATGAGATTGATACTCTCAATTTTTCTGCGTATGGTGCAAGTTTTGTTCATATTGATGAGCACGGGAATTTATTAACACCTTTATATAATTATTTAAAACCTGTTGATGAAGATTTGTTAACTTCGTTTTATAAAAAATACGGTCCCGAAATTGAATTATCTGCTAAAACCGGATCGCCAAAATCAGGTATGCTAAACTCCGGGTTCCAATTATACTGGCTAAAACATACACAACCGGAGGTTTTCAAAAAAATTAAGTACTCCTTACATTTACCACAATATCTTAGCTATGTCTTTACAGGAATTCCAATAAGCGAGTATACTAGTATTGGATGTCATACCATACTATGGGATTATACAAAAAACGATTATCACGATTGGGTATACAAAGAAGAAATTTATAAAATACTTCCCCCTATTGCTTCTGCTAAAACGACTTTCATTATGAATCATAATGGTAAATGCATAAAAACTGGAATTGGTATTCATGATAGTTCATCAGCTTTAATACCATATATAAGAAGTTCTAAAAAGCCTTTTATATTGATTTCAACAGGCACATGGAGTGTTGCTTTAAATCCTTTTTCCAAAACTCAATTAACTCAGAAAGATATTTTAAATGAGACTTTCAATTACATGAGGATTAACGGTAAAGCTGTGAAATCATCAAAATTGTTATTGGGGAATGAATACAAATATCAAATAACTCAATTAAGTAAATATTATGGTATTCCGCCGGAAAATCATAAATATGTAAAATTTAACATCAACATCTTTAATAAAATATCCGGAAATTTTAAGTATTGTTTTAAATGGAAATATTTTAAGGATATTAATATGCCTCAACAAACAAGAATTTCACACACTACTTACCAAGAAGCCTATCATCAATTAATGATGGAACTAGTGAAATTACAATTAAATAATATAGCCCTGATTAAGGGAAAAGATGCATCTGTTACAAAACTGTTTGTTGATGGTGGTTTTAGTGATAATGATGTATTTATAAAATTGTTATCCCATTACTTGGAAGATATGGAATTATGGTCTGCAAATTCTTCCCTGGGTTCGGCTTTAGGGGCTGCCATAGTACTATCAGATAATAAGTTAAATTTTGAATTTCTAAAAAAGAATTATGTCCTTAAAAAACATACTCCTTTTGTAGTCAATCAAAATATTTAA
- a CDS encoding bifunctional aldolase/short-chain dehydrogenase yields the protein MKTTFQHVNYYWDKKKEKDLKNDQIELFLYRSNILGKDLRITNYGGGNTSCKTIEKDPLTNEEVEVMWVKGSGGDIGTLTRQGIAGLYTKRLRDLKKVYKGLHDEDRMVSLFNHCIYDLNSKAPSIDTPLHGLLPFKHIDHLHPDALIAIAAAKDGEKIVKEIWGDTMGWVPWQRPGFDLALQLEKCLNDNPGIRGIVLGSHGLFTWGDTSYECYINSLEVIETASEYIHQKIKKNNTVFGGEKIQSLSKKERLEKAALLAPVLRGLCSSENQMIGHFTDNDAVMEFINSNDLLRLAPMGTSCPDHFLRTKIQPLVLDLETNEDISNTGDIVKKLTPSFEKYRQEYKEYYEQCKHKNSPAMRDPNPVIIIYPGIGMFSFAKNKQTARVASEFYINAINVMKGAEAISEYTSLPRQEAFDIEYWLLEEAKLQRMPKEKPLSRKIALVTGAGGGIGKAIADKLVKEGANVIFADIVENRLREATKSYNKDIGSYILCDVTKEEDIKNALNKTCLDYGGIDIVIHSAGLAISNPIEQTSREDWDTLQNVLVKGQFELIKQAVSVMRKQQLGGNIVSIASKNGLVSGPNNVGYGTAKAAQQHMVRLLAAELAKDKIRVNTVNPDGVIIGSKIWEGDWAEGRAKTYGIDVKDLPAHYAKRNLLNEIIYPEDIANGVFALVAILHKSTGNSINVDGGMASAFVR from the coding sequence ATGAAAACTACTTTTCAACATGTAAATTACTATTGGGATAAAAAAAAGGAAAAAGATCTTAAAAATGATCAGATAGAATTATTTCTCTACCGTTCCAATATTTTAGGTAAAGATTTGCGAATTACTAATTATGGTGGTGGAAATACCAGTTGCAAAACAATTGAAAAAGACCCGTTAACTAATGAAGAAGTTGAAGTGATGTGGGTTAAAGGTTCGGGAGGTGACATAGGAACTCTTACCAGGCAGGGTATTGCCGGCCTTTATACTAAAAGACTCAGGGATTTAAAAAAAGTATACAAAGGTCTCCATGACGAAGACCGAATGGTAAGCCTTTTTAATCATTGTATTTATGACCTGAATAGTAAAGCTCCTTCTATTGACACTCCTCTGCACGGGCTTTTACCTTTTAAGCATATTGATCACTTACATCCTGATGCATTAATTGCCATTGCGGCCGCAAAAGACGGAGAAAAAATAGTCAAGGAAATTTGGGGAGATACTATGGGGTGGGTTCCCTGGCAAAGGCCTGGTTTTGATTTGGCCTTACAACTGGAAAAATGCCTCAATGATAATCCGGGAATCAGGGGTATAGTCCTTGGCAGTCATGGATTATTTACCTGGGGGGATACTTCTTATGAATGTTATATAAATAGTTTGGAGGTCATTGAAACGGCTTCTGAATACATTCATCAAAAAATAAAGAAAAACAATACTGTTTTCGGTGGAGAAAAAATACAGAGTTTATCAAAAAAAGAAAGATTAGAAAAAGCGGCTTTATTGGCTCCTGTTTTAAGAGGATTATGTTCTTCTGAAAACCAAATGATTGGTCACTTTACAGATAACGATGCAGTCATGGAGTTTATAAACAGTAATGATTTATTGCGATTAGCTCCAATGGGAACTTCCTGCCCGGATCATTTTTTAAGAACAAAAATCCAACCCCTGGTTTTAGATTTGGAAACCAATGAAGATATTAGCAATACTGGTGATATAGTTAAAAAATTAACCCCGTCATTTGAAAAGTACAGGCAAGAATATAAGGAGTATTATGAACAATGTAAGCATAAAAATAGTCCCGCTATGCGAGACCCTAATCCGGTAATTATTATTTATCCGGGAATCGGGATGTTTTCTTTTGCAAAAAATAAACAAACAGCACGTGTTGCCAGTGAATTTTATATTAATGCTATTAATGTTATGAAAGGTGCTGAAGCTATTTCCGAATATACATCCTTACCCAGACAAGAAGCCTTTGATATAGAATATTGGCTTTTAGAAGAAGCTAAATTACAACGCATGCCAAAGGAAAAACCTTTATCCAGAAAAATTGCTTTGGTAACAGGTGCCGGAGGAGGCATAGGAAAAGCAATAGCCGATAAACTGGTGAAAGAAGGAGCTAATGTGATATTTGCTGATATCGTAGAAAACCGTCTTAGAGAAGCTACTAAATCTTATAATAAAGATATTGGCTCATATATCCTTTGTGATGTAACTAAAGAAGAAGATATTAAAAATGCCCTAAATAAAACATGCTTGGACTACGGGGGAATAGATATTGTAATTCACAGTGCAGGATTGGCAATCTCAAACCCCATTGAGCAAACTTCCCGGGAAGATTGGGACACTCTTCAAAATGTGTTGGTAAAAGGTCAGTTTGAGTTAATAAAACAAGCTGTTTCAGTAATGAGAAAACAACAATTAGGTGGGAATATTGTAAGTATTGCCAGTAAAAATGGCCTGGTTTCCGGGCCCAATAATGTGGGGTACGGTACCGCCAAAGCTGCTCAGCAGCACATGGTTCGACTGTTGGCTGCAGAATTAGCTAAAGATAAAATCAGGGTCAATACAGTAAATCCGGACGGAGTTATTATCGGAAGTAAAATATGGGAAGGTGATTGGGCAGAAGGCAGGGCTAAAACCTATGGTATTGATGTAAAAGATTTACCTGCCCATTATGCCAAGAGAAACTTGTTGAACGAAATCATCTATCCGGAAGATATAGCCAATGGAGTTTTTGCATTAGTTGCCATTCTGCATAAATCAACAGGAAATAGTATTAATGTAGATGGTGGCATGGCTAGTGCCTTTGTAAGATAA
- a CDS encoding glycoside hydrolase family 2 TIM barrel-domain containing protein: MKFEKLNKKRINTLLFIWSIFSSVYAQQTEKILLSGLDFEHPVKWEFMCTGGNNSNKWSTINVPSNWELEGFGEYTYGRWYKELNQEEPSKEEGFYRYKFKLPKSDQDRNVEIVFGGAMTDTEVKINGKLAGSIHQGGFYEFRYDITDKVRFGEENTLEVHVWKHSSNESVNAAERKADWWLFGGIYRPVWLELTPKSHISQVAVDPKMDGTLKADIKFEQITEKASLEMFLQTLNGEKVFKSHFFELKKGASVKSVTAKWNGIDPWTPETPNLYFLIIQLKIKGEIIHEFRERIGFRTLEFLPKEGIYVNGKKIIMKGINRHTIWPESGRSTSKQISIMDVNLIKNMNMNAVRSHYPPDEHFLEACDSLGLFVLDELAGWQNSYDTETGKKLVKEMVVRDVNHPSVIIWDNGNEGGWNNKLDSLFTQYDPQKRIVIHPWSDYGGWDTHHYPTYLTGIHRFGNGENVFFPTEFMHGTYDNGHGAGLEDFWDRFNKSPLFAGGFMWAFCDEAVKRADWGGDEKFDSKGSLAADGILGPYREEEGSFFAVKEIWAPIKFRPTKITSKFDGSFIVSNDYIYTNLKDCSMSYEVIKLPADVFGVSDPVQVIHKNKIEIPSIEPKEAKKILLELPDNFFEGDWLKIEAFDPYEREIYTWVWPIHSAEYYFEKFSNNAEKDKKSRTNVKRSRGEIILSGGIIKCIIDESTGYIKSILKAGNQVPLKDGPVPVGMKATVKNISTANNEGKAVCRIDYTGGIDHITWTIFPDGKLEMEMVALKNAGRSSGFDGAFFEDKISIFGITFGYPEKDVSGIKWLGDGPYRVWKNRMQGAEFGLWKKAYNNTITGESFDNLVYPEFKGYHANMVVADILTKNNTGFKVYTANDKVFLRLFTPELPKHSFPGSHPQPDFPEGDISFLYEIPAMRSFKPLSQQGPESQPSNIRIKSGDEGIQMKLLFDFID, translated from the coding sequence ATGAAATTCGAAAAACTTAATAAAAAAAGAATCAATACTTTATTGTTTATATGGAGTATTTTTTCATCTGTTTATGCACAACAAACCGAAAAGATACTTCTTTCCGGATTAGATTTTGAGCATCCGGTAAAATGGGAGTTTATGTGTACCGGAGGAAATAACAGTAATAAATGGTCTACCATTAATGTTCCTTCAAATTGGGAACTTGAAGGATTCGGGGAATATACATATGGGAGATGGTATAAAGAATTAAACCAGGAAGAACCCAGTAAGGAAGAAGGTTTCTACAGATATAAGTTTAAACTCCCGAAATCGGATCAAGATAGAAATGTAGAGATTGTATTTGGGGGAGCCATGACCGATACAGAAGTAAAAATAAACGGAAAATTAGCAGGTTCTATACATCAGGGAGGATTTTATGAATTCAGATATGATATCACAGACAAAGTAAGATTTGGGGAAGAAAATACGCTGGAAGTACATGTTTGGAAACATTCTTCTAATGAGTCGGTAAATGCAGCCGAGAGAAAAGCAGACTGGTGGCTTTTTGGAGGAATTTACCGTCCTGTCTGGTTGGAGTTAACTCCAAAATCTCATATCTCACAGGTAGCTGTTGATCCTAAAATGGACGGAACTTTAAAAGCAGATATAAAGTTTGAGCAAATCACTGAAAAGGCCTCCCTCGAAATGTTTTTACAGACTTTAAATGGGGAGAAAGTGTTTAAGTCTCATTTTTTTGAATTAAAAAAGGGAGCTTCTGTAAAATCTGTTACTGCCAAATGGAACGGAATTGATCCCTGGACTCCGGAAACTCCCAATTTATATTTTTTGATAATACAACTGAAAATTAAAGGTGAAATAATTCATGAATTCAGGGAGAGAATTGGATTTCGAACCCTGGAGTTTCTTCCAAAAGAGGGAATTTATGTAAATGGAAAGAAAATTATTATGAAAGGTATTAACCGGCATACCATCTGGCCGGAATCGGGTAGGAGCACCAGTAAACAAATTAGTATTATGGATGTTAATTTGATAAAGAATATGAACATGAATGCAGTACGGTCCCATTATCCGCCAGATGAACATTTTTTAGAAGCATGTGATTCGTTGGGGCTTTTTGTACTGGATGAATTGGCAGGCTGGCAAAATTCTTATGATACAGAAACAGGTAAAAAACTTGTGAAAGAAATGGTGGTGAGAGATGTAAACCATCCCTCTGTAATTATTTGGGATAATGGCAATGAAGGGGGATGGAATAATAAGTTGGATTCACTATTTACTCAATATGATCCTCAAAAAAGAATAGTAATTCATCCCTGGTCTGATTATGGCGGATGGGACACTCATCACTATCCTACTTATCTAACCGGTATTCATCGTTTTGGGAATGGAGAAAATGTATTTTTTCCTACTGAATTCATGCATGGCACTTATGATAATGGTCATGGAGCAGGATTGGAAGATTTTTGGGATCGATTTAATAAGAGTCCTCTTTTTGCCGGTGGATTTATGTGGGCATTTTGTGACGAGGCTGTTAAAAGAGCTGATTGGGGAGGAGATGAGAAATTTGATTCGAAAGGATCTTTGGCTGCTGATGGAATTCTGGGCCCTTATCGTGAGGAGGAAGGAAGCTTCTTTGCTGTTAAAGAAATCTGGGCTCCTATCAAATTTAGACCAACCAAAATAACCTCTAAGTTTGACGGATCTTTTATAGTGTCTAATGATTATATTTATACCAATTTAAAGGACTGTTCCATGTCATATGAGGTAATTAAGTTGCCTGCAGACGTATTTGGAGTATCCGATCCGGTTCAGGTAATACATAAAAATAAAATAGAAATTCCCTCTATAGAACCAAAAGAAGCAAAAAAGATATTACTTGAGTTACCCGATAACTTTTTTGAAGGTGATTGGTTAAAGATAGAAGCTTTTGATCCGTATGAGCGTGAAATATACACGTGGGTTTGGCCTATACATAGTGCAGAATACTATTTTGAGAAGTTTAGTAATAATGCTGAGAAGGATAAAAAATCCCGGACAAATGTAAAAAGATCAAGAGGAGAAATTATTCTTTCGGGAGGAATCATAAAATGTATTATAGATGAATCTACCGGGTATATAAAAAGTATTTTAAAAGCAGGAAACCAGGTTCCTTTAAAAGATGGCCCTGTTCCTGTAGGGATGAAAGCTACAGTAAAAAATATAAGTACTGCCAACAATGAAGGAAAAGCTGTTTGCAGGATAGATTATACAGGAGGTATAGATCATATTACATGGACAATATTTCCTGATGGAAAATTAGAAATGGAGATGGTTGCTTTAAAAAATGCCGGTAGGAGTAGTGGTTTTGATGGGGCATTTTTTGAAGATAAAATAAGCATTTTCGGCATTACGTTTGGTTATCCGGAAAAAGATGTATCTGGTATAAAATGGCTTGGAGACGGACCTTACCGTGTATGGAAAAACAGGATGCAGGGAGCTGAGTTTGGGTTGTGGAAAAAAGCATATAATAATACAATTACAGGAGAAAGTTTTGATAACCTGGTGTATCCGGAATTTAAGGGATATCACGCAAATATGGTTGTGGCAGATATACTTACGAAGAACAATACAGGCTTTAAAGTTTATACGGCCAATGATAAGGTTTTTCTTAGGTTATTCACACCGGAACTACCAAAACATTCATTTCCGGGAAGTCATCCGCAACCCGATTTTCCTGAAGGGGATATTTCATTTTTATATGAGATACCGGCAATGCGATCTTTTAAACCATTGTCGCAGCAGGGGCCTGAAAGTCAACCTTCAAATATTAGAATAAAAAGCGGAGACGAAGGTATACAAATGAAATTGTTGTTTGATTTTATCGATTGA
- a CDS encoding sugar isomerase, protein MKLSVNQIQEYNNENIQTHQKEFDFLAEKLIKKGIDVAGIIEKLENFNVAIPSWALGAGGTRFGRFSYGGEPATLEDKIDDIGILNILTKSAGAISLHIPWDIPNDYNAIKEKASDHNIIFDSVNSNTFQDQLHSKHSYKFGSLCNIHKEIREQAIQHNFEVINIGEKLGSKSLTVWLSDGSNFPGQNNFQTVLNNTAESLKKIYRHMPNSWKLYIEYKPYEPNFYSTVIQDWGTSFMLAQECGERAYTLVDLGHHLPNTNIEQIVATLMNKGKLGGFHFNDSKYGDDDLTVGSVKPYALFLIFNELVYGMNTNKNNPVPAWMIDASHNIKDPLEDLLQSLEAILIAYAQALLIDQKQLEKNQYKNDVAICQEILQDAFRTDVRPLIRQARLNTNGALNPLEAFKIFKIRDYLIKERGLKSKASGL, encoded by the coding sequence ATGAAATTATCCGTTAATCAGATTCAGGAATACAATAATGAAAATATACAGACTCATCAAAAAGAGTTTGATTTTCTAGCTGAAAAATTAATAAAAAAAGGAATAGACGTAGCTGGTATAATAGAGAAACTTGAAAACTTCAATGTTGCTATTCCAAGCTGGGCCCTCGGAGCCGGCGGCACCCGTTTCGGAAGATTTTCTTATGGTGGTGAACCAGCAACTTTAGAAGATAAAATTGATGACATAGGAATCTTAAATATACTAACTAAATCGGCAGGCGCTATTTCTTTACATATTCCGTGGGATATTCCAAACGATTACAATGCTATAAAAGAAAAAGCCTCAGATCATAATATTATTTTTGATTCGGTAAATTCCAATACTTTTCAGGATCAGCTTCACTCAAAACATTCATATAAATTCGGCTCACTGTGTAATATTCATAAAGAAATAAGAGAACAAGCTATACAACACAATTTTGAGGTTATAAACATTGGAGAAAAACTAGGATCTAAAAGTCTCACTGTCTGGCTTTCAGATGGGTCTAATTTTCCGGGCCAAAATAATTTCCAAACTGTTTTGAACAATACAGCAGAAAGCCTTAAAAAAATTTACCGGCATATGCCAAACAGCTGGAAACTTTATATCGAATACAAACCTTACGAACCTAACTTTTACAGTACCGTCATTCAGGATTGGGGAACTTCTTTCATGTTGGCTCAAGAGTGTGGAGAGAGAGCTTACACCCTGGTAGACCTGGGACATCATTTACCCAATACCAATATTGAGCAAATAGTAGCTACCTTAATGAACAAGGGTAAATTAGGCGGGTTTCATTTTAACGACAGCAAATATGGAGATGATGACTTAACTGTAGGTTCAGTAAAACCATATGCACTATTTCTCATATTTAACGAATTGGTTTATGGTATGAATACCAATAAAAATAATCCGGTGCCAGCCTGGATGATTGATGCCAGTCATAATATTAAAGATCCGCTTGAAGATCTTTTGCAATCCCTGGAGGCTATATTAATTGCTTATGCCCAGGCTCTGCTTATTGATCAAAAGCAATTAGAGAAAAATCAATATAAGAACGATGTAGCTATTTGTCAGGAAATTCTACAAGATGCATTCCGTACTGATGTTCGCCCCTTAATAAGACAAGCCAGATTAAATACCAATGGAGCTTTGAATCCTCTGGAAGCTTTCAAAATCTTTAAAATCCGGGATTATCTTATTAAAGAAAGAGGATTAAAATCCAAGGCTTCCGGATTGTAA
- a CDS encoding GntR family transcriptional regulator codes for MDIRINESSRVPKYKQIVDIIIEDIAKGKLKVRQKIPSINELSETWYLSRDTVEKAYKILKDQKIIVSVKGKGFYIAKTDLISKINVFFLINKPSSYKMMIYNSFVNTIGADGFVSLFIYHCEDTLFTRIIEKNLDAYDYYVIMPHFKDENMNHISVTESSLAAINKIPDGKLIIMDNNKLSLNKDYGTVYQSFEEDIYEALKEGVDKLQKYDKLIIIYPDKTVHPYPKRILHGFRKFCVEFDFDFEILSEIYEDMELQSKDLYVIIKEMDLVNLVRQVRKKELKLGQDIGIISYNDTPLKELLGITVISTDFKAMGETAAQMVINNTTEKIKNPFNYIERNSV; via the coding sequence ATGGATATTAGAATAAACGAATCATCCAGGGTACCTAAGTATAAACAAATTGTAGATATCATAATTGAAGATATTGCAAAAGGGAAGCTAAAAGTCAGGCAAAAAATACCTTCAATCAATGAATTGAGTGAAACTTGGTATTTATCAAGAGATACGGTTGAGAAGGCTTATAAAATATTAAAAGATCAAAAAATAATAGTTTCGGTAAAAGGAAAAGGATTTTATATAGCAAAGACTGATCTTATTTCAAAAATAAATGTTTTTTTTCTTATTAATAAGCCTAGTTCATACAAAATGATGATATACAATTCTTTTGTAAATACCATTGGTGCTGACGGTTTTGTTTCATTGTTTATTTACCATTGCGAGGATACTTTGTTTACAAGGATTATAGAGAAAAACCTCGATGCTTATGATTATTATGTGATTATGCCTCATTTTAAGGATGAAAACATGAATCATATAAGTGTTACTGAAAGTTCCCTGGCAGCAATAAATAAAATTCCGGATGGAAAACTTATTATTATGGATAATAATAAACTTTCCTTAAATAAGGATTATGGTACGGTTTACCAGAGTTTTGAAGAAGATATTTATGAAGCTTTGAAAGAAGGGGTCGATAAACTCCAAAAATATGATAAACTAATTATTATTTATCCTGATAAAACAGTACATCCTTATCCAAAACGTATATTACACGGTTTTAGGAAATTTTGTGTAGAGTTCGATTTTGATTTTGAAATTCTGAGTGAGATTTATGAGGATATGGAACTTCAAAGTAAAGATTTGTATGTGATTATAAAAGAAATGGATTTGGTAAATTTAGTTAGGCAGGTAAGAAAGAAAGAACTAAAATTAGGTCAGGATATTGGTATTATATCTTATAATGACACACCCTTAAAGGAATTGTTGGGAATAACAGTTATCAGTACTGATTTTAAAGCTATGGGTGAAACTGCTGCTCAAATGGTTATTAATAATACAACCGAAAAGATCAAAAATCCATTCAATTATATAGAAAGAAATTCCGTATAA
- a CDS encoding rhamnogalacturonan acetylesterase, with protein MIVLKKKVTFLILSFFLLFNIKVNAQNRAVVNTEISLHQNVSFYPYQPRIFYFGNEIKSSKGINITSAIIYDSITGYGFDFNTSRNVTFNHQSFTANAPVYFSVKILEGNYEIELVLGSEDHISNTTVKAESRRLMLREVEVTKNKTIKKVITVNVRTPHINKENQIKINDREKNYLNWDDKLTFEFSGTAAIQKIKIIPRPDITTIFLAGDSTVTDQDLEPWAAWGQLITQYFNTSVAIANYAESGASLSSFKAQKRLEKIISLMKPNDYLFIEFGHNDEKRKGQGIGPWQSYTNLLIEFITKTRKKGGIPVLVTPIQRRFFDSNGKLKPTHGDYPDAMRTVAKKLDVPLIDLTKITTTLYESWGDETSKKAFVQYPANTFPGQDKKLEDNTHFNYFGANEIALCVIKGIQNYHLDIEKYVKTDIPSYDPNFPNSNTNWTVPISYYRFENSQPEGD; from the coding sequence ATGATTGTTCTTAAAAAAAAGGTAACTTTTTTAATATTATCATTTTTCCTTCTTTTTAATATTAAAGTAAATGCACAGAATAGAGCAGTAGTAAATACAGAAATAAGCCTACATCAAAATGTTTCATTTTATCCTTACCAACCCAGGATATTTTATTTTGGAAATGAAATAAAATCCTCCAAAGGTATAAATATAACCTCTGCCATAATATATGACTCTATAACAGGATATGGATTTGATTTTAATACATCCAGGAACGTTACATTTAACCACCAATCATTTACAGCTAATGCTCCTGTATATTTTTCAGTGAAAATTCTGGAAGGAAATTATGAGATTGAACTTGTTTTAGGAAGTGAAGACCACATTTCAAATACTACAGTAAAAGCAGAGTCCAGAAGATTAATGCTACGGGAGGTTGAGGTTACAAAAAATAAAACTATAAAAAAGGTAATTACAGTAAATGTCAGAACACCGCATATAAATAAGGAAAATCAAATAAAGATAAACGACAGGGAAAAGAATTATTTAAACTGGGATGATAAATTAACATTTGAATTTTCAGGAACCGCTGCAATACAAAAAATTAAAATAATTCCAAGGCCTGATATCACTACTATATTTTTAGCAGGCGATTCAACTGTTACTGATCAGGATCTGGAACCATGGGCTGCGTGGGGACAACTCATCACACAGTATTTTAATACATCGGTAGCTATTGCCAATTATGCAGAATCAGGAGCCTCTTTAAGTTCTTTTAAAGCTCAAAAACGTTTAGAAAAAATTATTTCGCTTATGAAACCAAATGATTATTTATTTATTGAATTTGGTCATAATGATGAAAAACGTAAAGGACAAGGTATCGGGCCTTGGCAATCCTATACCAATTTACTTATTGAATTTATTACAAAAACAAGAAAAAAAGGAGGAATTCCTGTTTTGGTAACTCCTATACAACGACGCTTTTTTGATTCAAACGGAAAATTAAAACCAACACATGGAGATTATCCTGATGCCATGCGGACGGTAGCAAAAAAATTAGATGTTCCATTAATAGACCTTACCAAAATAACCACAACTTTATATGAAAGTTGGGGGGATGAAACTTCAAAAAAAGCTTTTGTGCAATATCCTGCAAACACATTTCCGGGGCAGGATAAAAAATTAGAAGATAACACACACTTTAATTATTTTGGAGCCAATGAAATTGCTTTATGTGTAATTAAAGGTATACAGAATTATCATTTGGATATAGAAAAATATGTAAAAACGGATATCCCTTCATATGACCCAAATTTTCCTAATAGCAATACAAATTGGACAGTACCAATAAGTTATTATCGGTTTGAAAATAGTCAACCGGAGGGGGATTAA